One segment of Calypte anna isolate BGI_N300 chromosome 4A, bCalAnn1_v1.p, whole genome shotgun sequence DNA contains the following:
- the TADA2B gene encoding transcriptional adapter 2-beta codes for MAELGKKYCVYCLAEVSSLRFRCTDCADIELCPDCFSAGAEIGPHRRWHGYQLVDGGRFTLWGAEAEGGWSSREEQLLLDAIEQFGFGNWEDMAAHVGASRSPQEVMEHYVSMYIHGNLGKACIPDTIPNRVTDHTCPSGGPLSPSLTTPLPPLDISVAEQQQLGYMPLRDDYEIEYDQDAETLISGLSVNYDDDDVEIELKRAHVDMYVRKLKERQRRKNIARDYNLVPAFLGKDKKDKEKTPKRKITKEEKELRLKLRPLYQFMSCKEFEDFFENMHKERILRAKIRELQRYRRNGITKMEESAEYEAARHKREKRKENKNIASSKRGKEDGKEGEFAAIENLPGFELLSDREKVLCSSLNLSPARYVTVKTIIIKDHLQKRQGIPSKSRLPSYLDKVLKKRILNFLTESGWISRDAS; via the exons ATGGCGGAACTGGGGAAGAAGTACTGCGTGTACTGCCTGGCCGAGGTCAGCTCCCTGCGCTTCCGCTGCACCGACTGCGCCGACATCGAGCTCTGCCCCGACTGCTTCTCGGCCGGCGCCGAGATCGGGCCCCACCGCCGATGGCACGGCTACCAGCTGGTGGACGGAGGCCGCTTCACCCTCTGGGGAGCCGAGGCCGAGGGCGGCTGGAGCAGCCgggaggagcagctgctgctggacgCCATCGAGCAGTTCGGCTTCGGCAACTGG GAGGACATGGCTGCTCACGTGGGAGCATCCCGAAGCCCTCaggaggtgatggagcactACGTCAGCATGTACATCCACGGCAACCTGGGCAAAGCCTGCATCCCTGACACCATCCCCAACAGGGTGACAGATCACACCTGTCCCAGCGGAGGCCCCTTGTCCCCCAGCCTCACCACCCCCCTGCCACCTCTGGACATCTCGGTGGCCGAGCAGCAGCAGTTGGGTTACATGCCCCTGAGGGATGACTATGAGATCGAGTACGACCAAGATGCAGAGACCCTGATCAGTGGCCTCTCCGTCAACTACGACGACGACGACGTGGAGATCGAGTTGAAAAGGGCTCACGTGGACATGTACGTGAGGAAGctgaaggagaggcagaggaggaagaacatCGCCCGGGACTACAACTTGGTGCCTGCCTTCCTGGGGAAGGATaagaaggacaaggagaaaACCCCGAAACGGAAGATCaccaaggaggaaaaggagctgaGGCTGAAGTTGAGGCCTCTCTACCAGTTCATGTCATGCAAGGAGTTTGAAGACTTCTTCGAGAACATGCACAAGGAGAGGATCCTCCGAGCCAAGATCAGGGAGCTGCAGCGGTACCGGCGGAACGGGATCACCAAAATGGAGGAGTCGGCGGAGTACGAGGCGGCCAGGcacaagagggaaaagaggaaggagaacaaGAACATAGCCAGCTccaagagagggaaggaagatggTAAAGAAGGGGAATTTGCTGCCATTGAGAACCTGCCTGGCTTCGAGCTGCTGTCGGACAGGGAAAAGGTTCTGTGCAGCTCCCTGAACCTGAGCCCGGCACGTTACGTGACTGTCAAAACCATCATCATTAAAGACCACCTCCAAAAGAGACAGGGAATTCCTTCCAAGAGTCGCCTCCCCAGCTACCTAGATAAGGTactgaagaaaaggattttaaacTTTCTAACAGAAAGTGGTTGGATATCCAGGGATGCTTCATGA
- the CCDC96 gene encoding coiled-coil domain-containing protein 96, with protein MEEAEGGPGTEQPGMEGTGGPQELNMGAPGESPGPGEPEGPGEIEGPGEPAELGSAVPTGPRPEESPGPEEPGPEEMEPPGPQEPEEMKPPEPEDVKPPEPEKAEELKPPGPEEPEEVKPPGPEEPEEVKPPGPKEPEEVKPPGPEEQESCEPGEMKPPGSEKPEEMEPPEAQEPCEPEEPGVEEMKPPGSEEAAAEELSEPVVAEASSSSGTGPEEAAAASESPPAAGAEEPPVPPAGPERRSGEEAEKKEEEKKEEEEEEEPESVRLEREQLLEEQRELASERERLRQASARLQMRLRELLRLPRGRGPAKGGPGQELYGQTLLRLREVWERREREAEICREREESRRKEAEEREARARALWDSLQARKKELSLLCMGRRRRSAGMEVLERILAKEEEKEQRVREVRVENIKLSNEIQSLETLWKAQGELSEHQHVMDLENMKKENQRHSEKIDELSDEILKLKKKVSDTVNILSQFREKLQFVEAENEGRKAELVGIETTLSEKREVLSKTRQSRERLRRENLALQQKCGLLGKEVLLRDLEAKVDAAELLSQQLEAVKRHHAGLILSCRELRNKIKQANASLLAGDDCRKEGTQKK; from the exons ATGGAGGAGGCGGAGGGAGGGCCGGGGACCGAGCAGCCGGGGATGGAGGGCACCGGGGGGCCGCAGGAGCTGAACATGGGTGCCCCAGGAGAGTCGCCGGGGCCCGGGGAGCCTGAAGGACCCGGGGAGATAGAAGGGCCCGGGGAGCCAGCGGAACTGGGGTCGGCTGTGCCGACGGGGCCGAGACCTGAGGAATCGCCGGGGCCGGAGGAGCCGGGACCCGAGGAGATGGAGCCGCCAGGGCCCCAGGAGCCCGAAGAGATGAAGCCTCCGGAACCCGAAGATGTGAAGCCTCCGGAACCCGAGAAGGCCGAGGAGCTGAAGCCTCCGGGACCCGAGGAGCCCGAAGAGGTGAAGCCTCCGGGACCCGAGGAGCCCGAAGAGGTGAAGCCTCCGGGACCCAAGGAGCCCGAAGAGGTGAAGCCCCCGGGACCCGAGGAGCAGGAGTCCTGCGAGCCCGGGGAGATGAAGCCACCTGGATCCGAGAAGCCCGAAGAGATGGAGCCGCCAGAAGCCCAGGAGCCCTGCGAGCCAGAGGAACCGGGAGTGGAGGAGATGAAGCCGCCGGGGTCTGAGGAGGCGGCGGCCGAGGAGCTGTCGGAACCGGTGGTGGCGGAGGCTTCCTCATCGTCCGGTACCGGTccggaggaggcggcggcggcgagcGAGTCCCCTCCTGCGGCTGGGGCTGAAGAGCCTCCAGTCCCCCCGGCTGGACCCGAGAGGAGGAGCGGAGAGGAGGcggagaagaaggaggaggagaagaaggaggaagaggaggaagaggagcccGAGTCGGTTCGTCTGGAGcgggagcagctgctggaggagcagcgGGAGCTGGCGAGCGAACGGGAGCGGCTGCGCCAGGCCAGTGCCCGGCTCCAGATGCGGCTGCgggagctgctgaggctgcCGAGGGGCCGGGGGCCTGCGAAGGGCGGTCCGGGCCAGGAGCTGTACGGGCAGACCCTGCTGAGGCTGCGGGAGGtgtgggagaggagggagagggaggcggagatctgcagggagagggaggagagccGGAGGAAGGAGGCGGAGGAGCGGGAAGCCCGGGCTCGGGCTCTCTGGGATTCCCTCCAGGCCAGGAAAAAGGAGCTGAGCCTGCTCTGCATGGGCCGGAGGAGAAGGAGCGCAgggatggaggtgctggagcgcATCCTGgccaaggaggaggagaaagaacagCGAGTGCGGGAG GTCCGTGTGGAAAACATCAAGCTGAGTAATGAAATCCAGAGCCTTGAAACCCTCTGGAAAGCTCAGGGAGAGCTGTCAGAGCATCAGCACGTTATGGACCTGGAGAACATGAAGAAAGAGAACCAGAGACACAGTGAGAAGATTGACGAGCTCAGTGATGAGATCCTGAAGCTCAAAAAGAAAGTCTCAGACACAGTGAACATCCTCAGCCAGTTCAGGGAGAAACTCCAGTTTGTGGAGGCTGAAAACGAAGGCAGAAAGGCTGAACTGGTGGGCATTGAGACCACCTTGTCAGAGAAGAGAGAGGTTCTGAGCAAaaccaggcagagcagagagagactGAGGAGAGAGAAcctggcactgcagcagaagTGTGGCTTGCTGGGGAAGGAGGTTCTGCTCCGGGACTTGGAGGCAAAGGtggatgctgcagagctgctgagtcagcagctggaagcagtgaAACGTCACCATGCTGGGCTGATCCTCTCCTGTAGGGAGCTTCGGAATAAAATCAAGCAAGCCAATGCCTCTTTGCTTGCTGGGGATGACTGCAGGAAAGAAGgcacacaaaagaaataa